A region from the Mycobacterium heidelbergense genome encodes:
- a CDS encoding lysophospholipid acyltransferase family protein produces the protein MVNVAGETRANVIPLHTNRGRVAARRRADQRADSSRQHPSLLSDPRARASAEQIAAVVREIDEHRRAASAMSTTEAPLNDLAQRVAAVAGFLRQRLTGDYTVDEFGFDPHFNNAIVRPLLRFFFRSWFRVEVSGVENLPSEGAALVVANHAGVLPFDGLMLSVAVHDEHPAQRDLRLLAADMVFDLPVVGEAARKAGHTMACTTDAHRLLAAGELTAVFPEGYKGLGKRFEDRYRLQRFGRGGFVTAALRTKAPIIPCSIIGSEEIYPMLTDVKLLARLFGLPYFPITPLFPLAGPAGLVPLPSKWRIAFGEPICTADYAASDAEDPMVTFELTDQVRETIQQTLYRLLAGRRNIFFG, from the coding sequence ATAGTTAACGTGGCGGGTGAGACCAGAGCGAATGTCATTCCACTGCATACCAATAGGGGTCGGGTAGCGGCGCGTCGCAGAGCCGATCAACGGGCGGACTCGTCTCGTCAACATCCCTCGCTGCTGTCCGATCCGCGCGCTCGGGCGTCCGCCGAACAGATCGCCGCCGTGGTCCGCGAAATCGACGAGCACCGGCGCGCGGCGAGCGCGATGTCGACCACCGAGGCGCCGCTCAACGATCTCGCGCAACGCGTCGCCGCGGTCGCCGGATTCCTGCGCCAGCGGCTCACGGGCGACTACACCGTCGACGAGTTCGGGTTCGACCCGCACTTCAACAACGCGATCGTTCGGCCTTTGCTGCGGTTCTTCTTCCGGTCGTGGTTCCGGGTCGAGGTCAGCGGCGTCGAGAACCTGCCGAGCGAGGGCGCCGCGCTGGTGGTGGCCAACCACGCCGGGGTGTTGCCGTTCGACGGGCTGATGCTGTCGGTGGCGGTTCACGACGAGCACCCGGCGCAGCGGGACCTGCGGCTGCTGGCCGCCGACATGGTGTTCGACCTGCCCGTGGTCGGCGAGGCCGCCCGCAAGGCGGGCCACACGATGGCCTGCACCACCGACGCGCACCGGCTGCTCGCCGCCGGGGAGCTCACCGCCGTGTTCCCGGAGGGCTACAAAGGCCTGGGCAAGCGCTTCGAGGACCGCTATCGGCTGCAGCGGTTCGGGCGCGGCGGCTTCGTGACGGCGGCGCTGCGCACCAAAGCCCCGATCATTCCGTGCTCGATCATCGGGTCCGAAGAGATCTACCCGATGCTCACCGACGTCAAGCTGCTGGCGCGGCTGTTCGGCCTGCCCTACTTCCCGATCACCCCGCTGTTCCCGCTGGCCGGCCCGGCGGGCCTGGTGCCGCTGCCGTCGAAATGGCGCATCGCGTTCGGCGAGCCGATCTGCACCGCCGACTACGCCGCGTCCGACGCCGAGGACCCGATGGTCACCTTCGAGCTGACCGACCAGGTGCGCGAGACGATCCAGCAGACGCTGTACCGGCTGCTGGCCGGGCGCCGCAACATCTTCTTCGGCTGA